The DNA segment GCTTTCTAATGATGCCTGCTGCCATCTCGTGGCAACTTCATGTTGCCATCGCCAGAACATTGAAAGAGCAAACTAAATTACCACCGCGGGCCTCTCAACAGCACAGCAGTCAACACACAGTTCCGACAGAGTcgtaaataacataaaagtTGCCCAGAACTAATATGCCAGACATTTTGCCAGTTGCCCGTTGCCAGTTTCCAGTTGcccgttgccagttgccatttGCCGTGTGGCCCACAAATCTTTAGCAAAGTAAATGCGCGAGTTGCATTGGAATTTTGTTACCGGTTCTCAGTTTTAGAtgcctctttctctctttccccCTTTGctccctttccctttctttAGCAGCATTTTCTCTGTGCTTTCACCAATACTTTTCCCTGCCTGGCTGCTGATGTTAGTTTAACGCTCTAACATTCTACTCTGGGCATAATACCCTGTAGCTAGAATAGAAAAGGTTTAATGCCAACGAATTGATCTACTAAAATCATCTTTAAAacttccaaaaaaaatatatttacttagtATGATTTATAGTCCATTTTTGATATACTTAGAAATGTTAATttctattaaagaaatatttggaTAATCCACTCTCCAAGTTGTACAAATCTGAATCttgtaaataacaaataaatagatagTCCTTTTAATTGAGGAAATAAAACATTGTGATAGCAGCTGCTTTGTATCATTTTAGAAAAAAGATTGttgattaatattaatcagagaagtatttttattcttttctcaACCAAATTAGTGTAGGTCAAcaatgatttcatttcaaatattaggAATATAATACATCAACTTCagaaaaaatagtaaataatcTTCGGAGATGTAATTTTATTCTTTCCTAAATCATGTTGCTTCaggacaacaataaaataaatattaggaATTCATCAACTTTCTTCGaagtttaatttttcattttcttccctaaattacagggtatctacgCCTCGATAAGTCTCAACTGTTCTGCACTTTGAAAagcttgttgtttttcgtgtatttgctgtttgttggcAACACACTAATTATCGCAATTAATTATGCTGCCTGTGGAACGAGTCGAGTCGCGTCCAGTTCTGAATGCGGCTCAACAGAATAGAAGAGAAACGTGGGGCGAAGTGAGGAGAAGTTTTCGGGGGGTAAGAACTTTTTGCCGTTGTTTTTAGCGAGTTCAACGGGTTGCGCTTGCTTTTCGAATACAACTTTTGGCCTCagttaaatgtgtgtgtgaggcaatCGCATGTGTGTATTCCTCAGTGCACATTTTAAACGGCTTTTACCCTGAGGCCTTTTTCACACAAAGCGCATATCAAATACACAGAGCGCCAATTTAATTCGTTTAGGGGAAACGAACTTTAAAGATAGTGTATTAAAGAGAATGAGTTTGTGGATTCAATTACCCAAAATCATATTGCATAAGGTTGCATTCCCTTTCTCTTAGCAATATTTGTTATGAACACGATGCAAGGGAAGAGACGTAAAATGAATTACGCAGGCAGCGCAGCAACAGaacaaaagaagagaaaaatgCGATATGACAATTCACTAGCAATGCTTTCTATCCCACTCACTCTGTCATCTAAGCACTGCACAACTCAAAGCACAACCACTCTCaactgaaacaacaacaagcaaggTCAGTTATTGAGACGCAAGCATTGCAGACatgcccagcaacaacaacgaattcAGTGCATGAGCAAGAGAGCGATATCTAATATAATAAGCAAAGGCTAATTTTCTGAAACGAGCACAGTTTACGTacgcaagagcaacaacaaactcaAGCCTAAGAAAGTGTTCCCAAGTCTAATCAGGAACAGCAAGTAAACGATCCAAGTGTTCCCATCCTTTTCTCTTAAATGCTTTAACTTACAAATATTTGAGTGAAATTTAAAGCAATGGGAATGCGCCATCGATGAAACGCATGAAATgagaaacgagaaaaaaacacaatgcTGACATGAGAACGGCATTGGCTTAATAAACTCTAACGGCAACTGGCAGCTGAAGAGCGGCAGCTGCAGTTTGCAATGAAGCCGCGAGGCTTTGCACGcagtgcaaacaaaaaacaagagtACCAGTAGTTGGTGAACTATACGCTACCCTGTATAACAGtgtaaaataatttggtaATTGGTATAATGTTTGTAgataaaatgtgtgtgtttgtgtgggttcctaattatatattaataatttgtaaatatttgttcaatATATTAACAACAACTTACTACCCGCTGGTATAACAGGGTATACACAACTGAAAAAAGCCGACAACGATTTGGACTAAAAGCGTGGGCAGCGCTGACACCAAACAGACTCCATTTTTTTTCGCCAAACAAAGTCGCGCTTTAAGAGCATTTCTCTTTTAAAGCAAGTTGCCCATATGCATTCCATTGATGCGTAAGCTCATTATACTCTTTGTCTCTTTGGCTTTGACAGGCGAATGTCGTTTGGCatgcaaaaacaattatacaaATGTCGTGTGATGACTTTATGTtcctctctttccctctcctTCCCCCCGCCCTTTGTTCGGACACCCGCAGCCTATTGCCCATTGATGCTCTAATGCCAAAAGCCAAATGTCAAATGTCAAATGCCATCACGAGGCACAATTAGAATTGCGtagaacaaaaaagaaaatatttgactGGCGCTGTTTTGAGGCCTAAGCACGACAATATGCTGGGCACatcgcttgttgttgttgttggtgtttttctGTTGTCCACTCTTCATTGTCCATGTTTCGTCATCCGCATTTGCATCCGCATTTACCTCCACACTGTTTGCAATGCAGCTGATTTATGCGGCTGTCAGCGAAACCGTTCCCAGCTGCTACCGGTTAGCGTtcccacttccacttccacttcctctccttctccccctccccctcaCACACTACCCGCAGCTTTCATTGCGTCGGACTACTGATTGACAAACCGCTATTTGCCGAAATGAACCGTTTGACATGCGGTTCGACGGCTCTTCGACACGGATGCCGCATTCAAAATTGCTTTTGTGGCTCccaagcacacaaacacacacacacaaacaatggTACAGTTGAACGCTGACACTTGCCTTGATTGCAATTCCAATGCATGCTCTAAGTTTTGCCCGCTAAGTTGTCAAAGAGAGTGCAAAGACAGCTGgaatagcaaataaatacacacacacacttccacATGCATACATTTCGGCGGGATCTTTTACGCacgccaacaacaaagcaggaaaaaaagtgaaagagGGAGCGCAAAAATGAtgtgcaatttaaaaatgcacaatttaatacttaacttaacttacCGTACGATTAGCTCACCATACGCAAATTGTTTGGACGAACgaatttgttgaattaaaacacaattaaacACTCACGAtgctcaaaatatttatttttcacacaAATCACTAGAGCACAATACGCACAACACAACCGAACACGCTAAAAATGCCGCGACAGCTGTTCTCGCAATGCGTAGAGCTTTAGCAAATCTGCGctcagcgacaacaacaaacatgcAAGGCGCATGCACGCAGCGCTTttaggcaacaacaacgattaaGCTGCGAGAGCAGCAAAGTCAGTGTGGGAAGAGTTTAACTTTTAACTATGCTTGGGAATAGCAAGACAATATTATGACTAGAATAAGAGAAAGCTTATGCTTTTTTTGAAGAGCTCTTTACATGCAAATACAAACTGCAGTTGATCTCTTCGCACACTGCAGTGTTAAAAGGCGGCATTCtcttttattaaaacaagtaagcaaataaaaagaaacactTTAAAATTTGGCAAGTTTTTCTATGCGCTGAACAGAGACGGAGCTATGAGCTGTATCCATTTCACTGCAGGGCGGACTTGACCCCATCATGGAGACAATTTCGATACCACTCACGGGGTAATTGGCTTCGTCATCGGAGAGCACCAGACTCTTGTCGATGGTGCCAATTTGCAGCAAGGCCTGCGAGATGCTCAACTTGGACTTGCTCTTTTTTTCACGTTGATGTTGGAAGGAACTGCAACGATGTGGCGCCCTTGCTACAGCTTGATCCGCTTTCAGACTGTTAATGGGACAATGCATTTCCCTAAAGAGTTGCTTTCTCTGCCCACTGTGCCCCCCGTGCAGTCGTTGATCGCGTACAAACTCAAAGTTGATGCCACCAAAGATGGCGTCTCGCGTACTCATCGAGCTGCGTACATCAATCACACAGAAGGTCAAGATCTCTTGAAAAATGCCAAGAGAGTTGGCCTGTTTGATGCCCGTCTCGTTGACCAGCAAACAGCCGAGCACTTTGCCCGTGTCCAAGTCACGAACATTAACATGGTAGACGTTGTCCGCTCTTAGGAGTATGGTAAGAGCGACGTCACTGAACAGTCGCTTTCCCATCAGCTGAAAGAGCTCGTTCTGCATAGAACAGAGCACAGGTAGCTGTTGATGGGCACAAAATTGGCAAATGCTCGACGGCTTATGGCAGAGTTTCTCTTCACATCCTTGGTTGCCCAAGCAAGGTTGTTCAAGCTTCAATTTACTCTTCTCTGTCTCGAACTGTTTGCACTTGTCGTTGAGATTAGTCACTGTTCCAGTGAGTTGCTTAAGCTGACTATTGATGGCATTCAGCTCCTCTTTTTGCTTCCTCTCGTTGGCCAGTTGATCCTCCAGTTTTTGCATAAGTGTCGTCAGCTGTTGGGTGATAAGCGTGTCGCAAGGCGGTTGCTCTACTTCGGTGAAAGAAATGTGTCGCTCTTTAGTGACGCTGCTACTCTTAGGCTCAATTATAGGGCTGGGGCTACTCTTTGACTCAATTATAGGACACGGGCTACTCTTAGTCTCAATTATAGGGCACGGACTACTCTTAGCCTCAATTATAGAGCAGCTTTGTTTCTGGTCCGTGACACAGCTTAAGGGCGGCTGCTCTCTTAGATTGCCTGGCCGCAGAGGCGACTTGGAGAAGCGCACTTTGATGCTCGCTccctcgctgctgctgctgcactcgaGTCGTGGGCGAGAGCGCACTACGAGCACAGGATTCTTAAACTTCAATCTGCACTTGGACTTGACTTTCTTTGACTTTGTCTGTGGCTGTGGATCCAAGACATCAGATTTGGGCGGAGTCTTCTGGCTGCTTTTTCTTCCAACGAAGCGATTCAAATTGAGATGGAAGCTTTCACCCAAGCGCCCTCCAGCGGGCAGTCGACTGTAATTGTGGTTGTAGCGCTGCAGCGGCGGGTGGCGTTGCGTTGTGGGCAACAATTCCATGCGCTCCGCTCGAATGCGAGCTGATAAATATTTCCTAAACGCACGTGCCGAATCTGCGAAAGGAGCGAAGAAGAGGAGAGCTCTTGAAGTGaagtctcttttttttgtttttattttttgttacttACCCATCTTGCTTAACTAGAAATTTGCTCGCATGTCAAAACAATGTCGACTCGAATTTAGCTTAAACTTCTTTCGACTCGCTTCAAACTCAGCAGTTGGGAAACTTATTTGTTTAGACAACGTTTTCAGCTTTTCTTAACTTCAATTAACAAGTCCATCAAAATATAAGCTgaaaaatagcaaattaaaGAGTTTTCAACTTTATGTAAAGTGTATACAAATTTGTCTTATCAaagcatataaaatttaatctCGAAACTAATTTTTATAAGTTCTACagctaaatacaaaatttagaaataaaaatttttgttgcttagGTTTTTAAGATagtctaaaataaataaatgttcccaaaaaatttgatttaattctcGAAGATAACTTtgtattagttttatattcaataattatgATATTTTGCTGAAGATGAAAAGTATACAAAGAAATAATTGATAttataaaactacaaaataaataaaattataatttaaaataaaaaatattttaattaaatgaaattcaattctatatttataaatttaatatttctcttTAATACTCACATTTGATTTCATTCTTGAATTTCTGtgtgaaatgtaaaattaaaattcttgttAATTTCTAGTTGCATtaataattctaattaaataCTCACAGCTGTCGTCATAAATTTATCGCCTCTGCACAAATTTAGAGAATGTTTTTTAACATACAATGAATTATTAACGTTTTCATTGCACAAAAAGGACAGCGTTAAATTTACAGCTGagtaagcaaaaacaaataatgtaaaagttgcaattgttttcagtatttattcgagtttattttgtttagttttaattttgcacaATTGGCACACAGAAACCACAAAACATTTAATCATTGGCAACTTGGTTACGTGAAATATatcttttgaaatatatatttatcatatagtatgtatgtatgtgtatttgtattttgtatattttataaaattcaatttattattaaaggaATGCGCAATTGTTGTTCAGTTtgtctgttttgtttgtgtttcctcttctttttttgttgcattctaATGGACTGTTTgttgtattcaatttatttattttggtatagttttaaatgtttgtaaactgtttatacaaaaaacaacatcGAATTTCATTTCTAAGCTCCTTTATAATAATTCTGTGTATAGTatagaagagagagagagagagcgactaTTAAGTGGATTTTCGTTTGGTAGATATGGCATTTAAATGCTTATCGGTTATTTACTTGTTTGGATTGAGTTTTGGAGTAATTCGagtttttccttttaataacttaacttatttttgttggccTCAAGGCACAAAACTGCAGCTAGTACTATTTTGGGGGCCACAGCTCTTTGggatttttgcaaatataacttttaagttgaactttcattaaattttcagcTAGAAGCTAAGCAATAAACGTGTTCCGAATTCCACTTTCTACTTGAATCCGCTGAGGTTTCTATGAAATACGTctattataatacattttggAATACAATTCCAATTTCTATTTCTGTATAATAGAATTCAAGCAGAAGGCGTTATTCGGAACAAACCTGTATGcctttaatataataataaagcgaTTAAttgttagtttttgttttcaattttgactAATTTTTGGGCTGGCTAAACGAACGAAACGATTCAATAGAGAACTGCTTATAGACGTAGACTTAAGAGAGTGTTTAAACTCGTATCAAGAACTTAGAACAATATTTAGTACAAGTCGGCAAATCAGAGATAGTCTTAAAGCTAGACAAAGCACATGGAATTGGAAGTGGAAGAAGTGGAACTGTAAGTGGTTAGGGAACGGGAAGTGGAATAGGATGTGGAATTAAATATGGAAGAGAGATTAGAAGTGGCAATGGAAGTGAGGCTGGAAATGAGATTGGAAGTGTGGCTGGAAATATGAATGGAAGTGAGATTGAAAGTGAGGTTGGAAGTGTGACTGGAAGCGAGAATGAAAGTGAGACTGGAAGTGAGATTGAAAGTGAGAATGGAAGTGAGACTGGAAGTAGGATTGGAAGTGAGATTGGAAGTGAGATTGGAAATGTGACTGGAAGTGAGAACGAAAGTGTGACTGGAAGTGAGAATGAAAGTGAGACTGGAAGTGAGATTGAAAGTGAGACTGGAAGTGAGACTGGAAGTATTACTTGAAGTGAGATTGGAAGTGTGACTGGAAGTGAAACATTGAGTGTCACTGGAAATAAGAATGAAGGGTGATTGGTAGTGAGACTGGAAGGGGAACTGGAAGTTAGACTGAAAGTTGGACTGGAAGTGACACTAGAAGTAAGATTGGAAAGGGAACTGGAAGTAGATCTTCTAGTAGTGGAACAATAGGAAGAGGGAAAAGGGAACTGGAAAGGGAGAAATACAGACGCTTCAGTGACaacgccgcagcagcaacaacaacagtgttGCCGTTAACAGTTGATAGAGAGAAGGCAACAAAGCGCCAGCCGAAGCACGCAGCTCCAAGG comes from the Drosophila sulfurigaster albostrigata strain 15112-1811.04 chromosome 2L, ASM2355843v2, whole genome shotgun sequence genome and includes:
- the LOC133838485 gene encoding uncharacterized protein LOC133838485 isoform X2, giving the protein MDSARAFRKYLSARIRAERMELLPTTQRHPPLQRYNHNYSRLPAGGRLGESFHLNLNRFVGRKSSQKTPPKSDVLDPQPQTKSKKVKSKCRLKFKNPVLVVRSRPRLECSSSSEGASIKVRFSKSPLRPGNLREQPPLSCVTDQKQSCSIIEAKSSPCPIIETKSSPVTKERHISFTEVEQPPCDTLITQQLTTLMQKLEDQLANERKQKEELNAINSQLKQLTGTVTNLNDKCKQFETEKSKLKLEQPCLGNQGCEEKLCHKPSSICQFCAHQQLPVLCSMQNELFQLMGKRLFSDVALTILLRADNVYHVNVRDLDTGKVLGCLLVNETGIKQANSLGIFQEILTFCVIDVRSSMSTRDAIFGGINFEFVRDQRLHGGHSGQRKQLFREMHCPINSLKADQAVARAPHRCSSFQHQREKKSKSKLSISQALLQIGTIDKSLVLSDDEANYPVSGIEIVSMMGSSPPCSEMDTAHSSVSVQRIEKLAKF
- the LOC133838485 gene encoding uncharacterized protein LOC133838485 isoform X1: MDSARAFRKYLSARIRAERMELLPTTQRHPPLQRYNHNYSRLPAGGRLGESFHLNLNRFVGRKSSQKTPPKSDVLDPQPQTKSKKVKSKCRLKFKNPVLVVRSRPRLECSSSSEGASIKVRFSKSPLRPGNLREQPPLSCVTDQKQSCSIIEAKSSPCPIIETKSSPCPIIESKSSPSPIIEPKSSSVTKERHISFTEVEQPPCDTLITQQLTTLMQKLEDQLANERKQKEELNAINSQLKQLTGTVTNLNDKCKQFETEKSKLKLEQPCLGNQGCEEKLCHKPSSICQFCAHQQLPVLCSMQNELFQLMGKRLFSDVALTILLRADNVYHVNVRDLDTGKVLGCLLVNETGIKQANSLGIFQEILTFCVIDVRSSMSTRDAIFGGINFEFVRDQRLHGGHSGQRKQLFREMHCPINSLKADQAVARAPHRCSSFQHQREKKSKSKLSISQALLQIGTIDKSLVLSDDEANYPVSGIEIVSMMGSSPPCSEMDTAHSSVSVQRIEKLAKF